The proteins below are encoded in one region of Oncorhynchus nerka isolate Pitt River linkage group LG15, Oner_Uvic_2.0, whole genome shotgun sequence:
- the LOC115124927 gene encoding mesencephalic astrocyte-derived neurotrophic factor-like, translated as MLCLTSLSVALAALALVPSISDALKDGDCEVCVSFLGRLYQSLQDNNVKFTSADIEKALVDTCKDAKGKENRFCYYIGGTNDAATKILNEISKPLSYHAPVDKICEKLKKKDSQICELKYDKQLDLSTVDLKKLKVKELKKILEVWGESCKGCAEKSDFIRKINELMPKYAPNAAKAQREL; from the exons ATGTTGTGTTTGACTAGTTTGTCGGTCGCCCTCGCAGCGCTGGCTCTGGTACCGAGCATTAGCGACGCTTTGAAAGATGGGGATTGTGAAG TGTGCGTGAGCTTCCTGGGAAGGTTATATCAGTCATTGCAGGACAACAACGTTAAATTCACCAGTGCAGACATCGAGAAGGCCCTCGTCGACACCTGCAAAGACGCCAAGGGCAAGGAAAACCGCTTT TGTTACTACATTGGTGGAACCAATGACGCTGCCACCAAAATTCTCAACGAGATCTCCAAGCCCCTGAGCTACCACGCGCCGGTGGACAAGATCTGTGAGAAACTAAAGAAGAAGGACAGTCAGATCTGTGAACTGAAATACG acaAACAGCTGGACCTGAGCACCGTGGATCTGAAGAAGCTGAAGGTGAAGGAATTGAAGAAGATCCTGGAGGTGTGGGGAGAGTCGTGTAAAGGCTGTGCCGAGAAGTCCGACTTCATCCGCAAGATCAATGAACTCATGCCCAAGTATGCCCCCAACGCAGCTAAAGCACAGAGGGAACTGTAa